One part of the Arabidopsis thaliana chromosome 1 sequence genome encodes these proteins:
- the LSM2 gene encoding Small nuclear ribonucleoprotein family protein (Small nuclear ribonucleoprotein family protein; CONTAINS InterPro DOMAIN/s: Like-Sm ribonucleoprotein (LSM) domain (InterPro:IPR001163), U6 snRNA-associated Sm-like protein LSm2 (InterPro:IPR016654), Like-Sm ribonucleoprotein (LSM) domain, eukaryotic/archaea-type (InterPro:IPR006649), Like-Sm ribonucleoprotein (LSM)-related domain (InterPro:IPR010920); Has 762 Blast hits to 762 proteins in 209 species: Archae - 2; Bacteria - 0; Metazoa - 303; Fungi - 225; Plants - 97; Viruses - 0; Other Eukaryotes - 135 (source: NCBI BLink).): protein MLFFSYFKDLVGQEVTVELKNDLAIRGTLHSVDQYLNIKLENTRVVDQDKYPHMLSVRNCFIRGSVVRYVQLPKDGVDVDLLHDAARREARGG from the exons atg TTGTTCTTTTCTTACTTCAAGGATTTGGTTGGACAAGAAGTGACGGTTGAGCTGAAGAATGATTTAGCCATAAGAGGAACTCTTCACTCAGTTGATCAGTATCTGAATATCAAGCTCGAGAACACTAGGGTTGTTGACCAGGACAAGTACCCTCACATg CTTTCAGTGAGAAACTGTTTCATCAGAGGATCTGTGGTAAGGTACGTGCAGTTACCTAAAGATGGAGTCGATGTTGATTTGCTTCACGACGCAGCTAGAAGAGAAGCTAGGGGTGGCTGA
- a CDS encoding uncharacterized protein (unknown protein; BEST Arabidopsis thaliana protein match is: unknown protein (TAIR:AT4G02920.1); Has 44 Blast hits to 41 proteins in 13 species: Archae - 0; Bacteria - 1; Metazoa - 0; Fungi - 0; Plants - 43; Viruses - 0; Other Eukaryotes - 0 (source: NCBI BLink).), whose protein sequence is MASHSYSTLRFSLLQELRSNEIIKTSRAYLVNPGGRKYEILPESSFNLKSQLLEPLKPFSSFSKSNHFLEFDSTMMKHRLMDVHETGPDPVCLSLGITQQYARKEEVLEFLLSRSEEELKEEGFDLSLLSELMGLDALRSSSQQPYAKPLLDLMVDANILFSSSRAELNDLVSTAAEFHRLRNSTRWRKLSRLVPQFQRFDSEVPIDTLQLPEDAVTLAPPKSPKKTRLKPSPKKQNPKIRDKEYDLYERNRLHACESLLSLMIGNEQHRKTTMLSLKKSRGELFELLTQCSIGFAGTGMAVLFFLVCNVASRQVPFCANQFFEGAMSLSLVLLSWSVSRLREALVNFNRKTINEEEVSNKVERRIKEVYFRAATVIAMVALRFG, encoded by the exons ATGGCTTCTCATAGCTATTCAACACTTAGGTTTAGTCTCCTTCAAGAGCTAAGAAGCAACGAGATCATCAAG ACAAGCCGGGCTTATCTGGTGAATCCTGGAGGAAGAAAATATGAGATATTACCGGAGAGCTCCTTTAACCTGAAATCACAACTCTTGGAGCCATtgaaacctttttcttcttttagtaaGTCTAACCACTTTTTGGAGTTTGATTCAACCATGATGAAGCATAGACTCATGGATGTTCATG AAACTGGACCAGACCCTGTGTGTTTAAGCTTGGGGATCACTCAGCAGTATGCAAGAAAAGAGGAGGTGTTAGAGTTCCTTTTGTCTAGatcagaagaagaactcaaagaagaaggattcGATTTGTCTCTCCTATCTGAATTGATGGGTCTAGATGctttaagatcaagttctcaGCAACCATATGCAAAGCCGTTATTGGATCTCATGGTGGATGCTAACATTCTGTTCTCAAGTAGCAGAGCTGAATTGAATGATTTGGTCTCTACGGCAGCTGAGTTTCATAGATTAAGGAACTCAACAAGATGGAGAAAGCTCTCACGGCTTGTCCCGCAGTTTCAGCG ATTCGACAGTGAAGTACCAATAGACACTCTGCAGCTACCCGAGGACGCAGTTACACTAGCTCCTCCAAAGAG TCCGAAGAAAACCAGGCTCAAGCCTtcaccaaagaaacaaaatccgAAGATAAGAGATAAGGAATATGACCTCTACGAACGAAACCGTCTTCATGCGTGTGAGAGCCTTCTCTCTCTGATGATAGGCAATGAACAACATAGAAAAACCACAATGCTATCTCTAAAGAAATCACGTGGAGAACTCTTCGAGCTTTTGACTCAGTGTTCAATTGGCTTTGCTGGCACTGGTATGGCTGTGCTCTTCTTTCTCGTTTGTAATGTTGCTTCCAGGCAGGTACCCTTTTGCGCAAACCAATTCTTCGAGGGTGCAATGAGTTTGAGTTTGGTATTGCTCTCGTGGTCTGTGAGTAGACTCAGGGAAGCCCTTGTTAATTTCAATAGGAAAACaatcaacgaagaagaagtctCAAATAAAGtggaaagaagaatcaaagaagttTACTTCAGAGCTGCCACAGTTATTGCCATGGTTGCACTTAGGTTTGGTTGA